In a single window of the Bacillus mycoides genome:
- the minD gene encoding septum site-determining protein MinD, with product MGEAIVITSGKGGVGKTTTSANIGTALALSGKKVCLIDTDIGLRNLDVVMGLENRIVFDLVDVVEGRCRLPQALIKDKRFDDLYLLPAAQTSDKSAVTPEQMDELIQVLRQDYDYILIDCPAGIEQGFKNAVAGADKAIVVTTPEVSSMRDADRIIGLLEKEDIEPPKLVINRVRSHMLHEQDMLDVDEIVRTLSIELLGVVEDDDEVIRATNTGEPVALQPSGKAAIAYRNIARRLLGENVPLQAFEQEKVSVFTKMKNFFGIR from the coding sequence GTGGGAGAGGCAATAGTAATTACATCTGGAAAAGGCGGAGTAGGTAAAACTACAACGTCTGCGAACATTGGTACAGCCCTTGCGTTATCTGGAAAAAAAGTGTGTTTAATTGATACAGATATCGGTTTACGCAATTTAGACGTAGTAATGGGGCTAGAAAATCGTATTGTATTTGATCTTGTTGATGTCGTTGAAGGGCGTTGTCGTTTACCTCAGGCTCTTATTAAAGATAAGCGTTTTGATGATCTTTATTTATTACCTGCAGCACAAACGAGCGATAAATCGGCGGTAACACCTGAACAAATGGATGAATTAATACAAGTATTACGTCAAGATTATGATTACATATTAATTGATTGTCCTGCGGGGATTGAGCAGGGGTTTAAAAATGCAGTAGCAGGTGCGGATAAAGCAATCGTTGTAACAACACCAGAAGTATCCTCAATGCGTGATGCGGATCGTATTATCGGGCTTTTAGAGAAAGAGGATATTGAACCACCGAAACTTGTAATTAACCGTGTGCGTAGTCATATGCTTCATGAACAGGATATGTTAGACGTTGATGAAATTGTACGTACACTGTCAATCGAGCTTCTTGGAGTTGTCGAGGATGATGATGAAGTTATTCGTGCTACGAATACAGGTGAACCTGTAGCGCTGCAACCTAGCGGGAAAGCAGCAATAGCTTATCGTAATATTGCAAGACGCTTGTTAGGTGAGAATGTACCATTACAAGCATTTGAACAAGAAAAAGTATCGGTATTTACAAAGATGAAAAATTTCTTTGGAATCCGTTAA
- a CDS encoding M23 family metallopeptidase — MKNRRVEEIKKRIAKRKAEQELLEEEQYFAGGDFDSETVFIEEGEKEIHPLFRKEVFLFKVLLSAILVLSVAILFKNAPSSFDGTRAVTEKVMQEEFQFATISKWYENQFGKPLVFFSPNEKKEEAIQQKDYAIPASGKVMQGFQKNGQGVFVQTATNATVESVNEGIVVFAGKKEELGNTVQIQHADGTESWYANLNDMSVKLYDYVSKKQKIGIVSNDENNKNGKFYFAIKKNEKFIDPIQVISFD; from the coding sequence ATGAAGAATAGACGTGTGGAAGAAATTAAAAAGCGGATTGCGAAAAGGAAAGCAGAGCAAGAATTGCTAGAAGAAGAGCAGTATTTTGCGGGAGGAGATTTTGATAGCGAAACGGTCTTTATTGAAGAGGGGGAGAAGGAAATTCATCCTCTATTTCGAAAAGAAGTTTTTCTCTTCAAAGTTTTGCTATCAGCAATATTAGTTCTTTCGGTTGCTATTTTATTTAAGAACGCACCTTCTTCTTTTGATGGTACTAGAGCTGTTACAGAAAAAGTTATGCAAGAAGAATTTCAATTTGCTACTATATCGAAATGGTATGAAAATCAGTTTGGAAAACCTCTCGTGTTCTTTTCTCCAAATGAGAAAAAAGAAGAGGCTATTCAGCAAAAGGATTATGCGATTCCTGCCTCTGGAAAGGTGATGCAAGGATTTCAAAAAAACGGCCAGGGTGTATTTGTTCAAACGGCTACAAATGCAACGGTGGAGTCAGTAAATGAAGGTATAGTTGTTTTTGCGGGCAAGAAAGAGGAACTTGGAAATACAGTTCAAATTCAGCACGCTGATGGTACGGAGTCATGGTATGCAAATTTAAATGATATGTCAGTAAAATTATATGATTACGTTTCAAAGAAACAAAAAATTGGAATAGTGAGTAATGATGAAAATAATAAAAATGGCAAATTTTATTTTGCAATAAAAAAGAATGAAAAATTTATTGATCCAATTCAGGTGATTTCATTTGATTAA
- a CDS encoding M50 family metallopeptidase: protein MIKYRDVFTKISVHPLFWVIIVIGIFTARFKELLLLFCIVLVHELGHAFAAAYYNWRIKQIQLLPFGGVVEMEEHGNKSLKEELIVVMAGPIQHIWMIAVAYILYKAGWVTDDLYHFFVWNNVIILGFNLLPIWPLDGGKVLFNVLSYRFPYLQAHEKMMKLSCVFFSVILGWQLLWNSNNIMMWVLLVFLAISLYQEWKQRRYAFMRFLLERYYGNKRDIEKIAPIEVKTEDHLYTIFTKFRRGYKHSIIVHGKYKEHYTLDENELLYAYFAEKRTTSSVEELIG from the coding sequence TTGATTAAATATAGGGATGTTTTCACGAAAATTTCTGTGCATCCGTTGTTTTGGGTTATTATTGTCATTGGTATTTTTACAGCACGTTTTAAAGAGTTACTATTACTATTTTGTATCGTTTTAGTTCATGAACTTGGGCATGCTTTTGCCGCAGCGTATTATAATTGGCGTATTAAACAAATTCAGCTTTTGCCGTTTGGTGGCGTAGTTGAGATGGAAGAACATGGGAATAAATCTTTAAAAGAAGAATTAATTGTCGTTATGGCGGGGCCAATTCAGCATATATGGATGATTGCGGTCGCTTACATTTTGTATAAAGCGGGCTGGGTAACTGACGATTTGTACCATTTCTTTGTATGGAATAATGTCATTATTTTAGGGTTTAATTTATTGCCTATTTGGCCACTTGATGGTGGAAAAGTATTATTTAATGTATTATCATATCGTTTTCCCTATTTACAAGCACATGAAAAGATGATGAAATTGTCATGTGTTTTTTTTAGTGTAATATTAGGATGGCAGTTACTTTGGAATAGTAATAACATTATGATGTGGGTATTACTCGTTTTTCTAGCGATTTCTTTATATCAAGAATGGAAACAAAGACGGTACGCATTTATGCGTTTTTTATTAGAGCGTTATTATGGGAATAAAAGAGATATTGAAAAAATAGCACCTATTGAGGTGAAAACGGAAGATCATTTATATACGATTTTCACAAAATTTCGCAGAGGATATAAACACTCTATTATCGTCCATGGAAAATATAAAGAGCATTACACATTGGACGAAAATGAATTGTTGTATGCGTATTTTGCTGAAAAACGAACAACCTCATCTGTTGAAGAATTAATTGGTTAG
- a CDS encoding Rne/Rng family ribonuclease, whose protein sequence is MKSEERILKTLYINYTGSEKRVAIEEKQKIVELLWKRNEEQEIVGHIYVGRIVRTIAGMNAAFVNIGLEKHAYLSFDDVPSSYRIHEGQAILVQVVKEAIDTKGPKLTAKIEVTGKYVVYMPYDDMRAVSRKIKNNKRRQQLLGIEVEGTGGYIFRSASEKGTIDEIQAEMQGLQQLYEELKRKEDQGKAPLLLHQPATFLDRVFQENPIETIEKIVVDTRSIVKELEEKVGKERVSFYNEKSSMFNHFGIDREIEKALQKIVWLPNGAYLIVEQMETMTVIDVNTGKFTGKQNLQDTVFRTNEMAAEEIARQLRLRDIGGMILIDFINMKRREDKEKVRERLMIALQDDRTYTRVLGFTELGILEMTRKRKKHSLRDVLLEECAPCKATGYVISNETIAYELERELITYGNIEDEAVLIGASKKVQKHFSQKELQKNIPFEIYFKDDIIEKYAIIRFGSKKEIVERKK, encoded by the coding sequence ATGAAAAGTGAGGAAAGAATTTTGAAGACGTTATATATTAACTACACTGGTTCGGAAAAGCGTGTTGCGATAGAAGAGAAACAAAAAATTGTAGAGCTTTTATGGAAACGGAATGAAGAGCAGGAGATTGTCGGACATATTTATGTTGGGCGTATCGTAAGAACAATTGCTGGAATGAACGCAGCCTTTGTAAATATCGGATTAGAAAAACATGCATATCTTTCATTTGATGATGTACCATCTTCATATCGCATACATGAAGGACAGGCGATACTTGTACAAGTTGTGAAAGAGGCAATTGATACGAAGGGGCCAAAATTAACGGCGAAGATAGAAGTTACCGGAAAATATGTCGTTTACATGCCCTATGATGACATGCGCGCTGTTTCTCGGAAAATAAAAAATAATAAAAGAAGACAACAGTTACTGGGAATTGAAGTAGAAGGAACAGGTGGATACATTTTCCGTTCTGCTTCTGAAAAAGGAACGATCGATGAAATACAAGCTGAAATGCAAGGGTTGCAGCAGTTATATGAAGAGTTAAAAAGAAAAGAAGATCAAGGGAAGGCGCCCTTACTACTTCATCAACCAGCGACGTTTTTAGATCGTGTATTTCAGGAGAACCCAATTGAAACAATTGAAAAAATAGTTGTAGATACGAGAAGTATAGTAAAAGAATTAGAAGAAAAAGTAGGGAAAGAAAGAGTATCCTTTTATAATGAAAAATCTTCGATGTTTAACCACTTTGGAATAGATCGTGAAATCGAGAAAGCACTTCAAAAAATTGTGTGGCTACCAAATGGTGCCTATCTAATTGTAGAACAAATGGAGACGATGACTGTAATTGATGTGAATACAGGTAAATTTACTGGAAAACAAAATTTACAAGATACCGTATTTCGCACAAATGAAATGGCTGCTGAAGAGATTGCTCGTCAATTAAGACTTCGTGATATTGGCGGGATGATATTAATTGATTTTATTAATATGAAAAGACGGGAAGATAAAGAGAAGGTAAGAGAGCGTTTAATGATAGCTTTACAAGATGATCGCACATATACAAGAGTGCTTGGGTTTACAGAGTTAGGTATTTTAGAGATGACGCGTAAGCGCAAGAAACATTCGTTACGTGACGTATTATTAGAAGAGTGTGCGCCTTGTAAAGCGACAGGTTACGTTATATCTAATGAAACAATTGCGTATGAGCTAGAGAGAGAGCTTATTACTTATGGTAATATAGAGGATGAAGCTGTATTGATTGGTGCTTCAAAAAAAGTACAAAAACATTTTTCACAAAAAGAATTACAAAAAAATATTCCATTTGAAATTTATTTCAAAGATGATATTATCGAAAAGTACGCTATTATCCGTTTTGGAAGTAAGAAAGAAATTGTAGAACGGAAAAAATAG
- the rplU gene encoding 50S ribosomal protein L21 has translation MYAIIETGGKQIKVEAGQAIYIEKLDVEAGETVTFDKVLFVGGENVKVGSPVVEGATVTAKVEKQGRAKKIIVFKYKAKKNNRKKQGHRQPYTKLVVEAINA, from the coding sequence ATGTACGCAATTATCGAAACAGGTGGAAAACAAATTAAAGTTGAAGCTGGTCAAGCAATCTACATTGAAAAATTAGATGTTGAAGCTGGTGAAACTGTTACTTTTGACAAAGTTCTTTTCGTTGGTGGCGAAAACGTGAAAGTTGGTAGCCCAGTTGTAGAGGGTGCAACAGTTACTGCGAAAGTTGAAAAACAAGGTCGCGCTAAGAAAATCATCGTTTTCAAATACAAAGCGAAAAAGAACAATCGTAAGAAACAAGGTCATCGTCAACCTTACACTAAGCTAGTAGTTGAAGCTATCAACGCTTAA
- a CDS encoding ribosomal-processing cysteine protease Prp translates to MIKITISRTKLGSIRSFKMTGHANYAPHGQDLVCAGTTAVVFGSINAVEELCNVQATIELGSDGGFLTYELPNDLDVHTAEKAQILLEGLVVSLKTIELDYGKYIRLIEKVQEV, encoded by the coding sequence ATGATTAAGATTACGATAAGTCGCACGAAACTAGGAAGTATCCGATCATTTAAAATGACTGGACATGCCAATTATGCGCCACATGGACAAGATCTTGTCTGTGCTGGAACTACAGCGGTTGTGTTTGGTTCTATAAATGCAGTGGAAGAACTTTGTAATGTGCAGGCAACTATTGAACTCGGAAGTGATGGCGGATTCTTGACGTATGAATTGCCTAATGATTTAGACGTTCATACAGCAGAAAAAGCACAAATACTTTTAGAAGGATTGGTTGTTTCACTTAAGACGATTGAACTTGATTACGGAAAGTATATCCGTTTAATAGAAAAAGTGCAGGAGGTGTAA
- the rpmA gene encoding 50S ribosomal protein L27, with the protein MLRLDLQFFASKKGVGSTKNGRDSQSKRLGAKRADGQTVSGGSILYRQRGTKIYPGVNVGRGGDDTLYAKVDGVVRFERLGRDRKQVSVYPVAQEA; encoded by the coding sequence ATGTTAAGATTAGATCTTCAGTTTTTCGCATCTAAGAAAGGTGTAGGTAGTACAAAGAACGGTCGTGACTCTCAGTCAAAACGTCTTGGTGCTAAACGCGCAGATGGTCAAACGGTTTCAGGTGGTTCAATTCTTTACCGTCAACGCGGTACAAAAATTTATCCAGGTGTTAACGTTGGTCGTGGTGGCGATGACACTTTATACGCGAAAGTTGACGGCGTAGTACGCTTTGAGCGTCTTGGTCGTGACCGCAAACAAGTGAGCGTATATCCTGTTGCTCAAGAAGCATAA
- a CDS encoding sporulation initiation phosphotransferase B, with protein MNEKWTIIDALSHSRHDWLNRLQMVKGNLSLGKVEEIHRLIDRFVQEARQESNLMGLSMPLFSEWILTYNWKQQPCLLEYEVLGELHNLSHLDETVCTWTNQFFLMLQHSLDVYVENYVCITIESDAENARFFFDFRGKLTNVEELQTWLANENNKWYSISYTVRDEEVSVILQLIEKSVVK; from the coding sequence ATGAATGAAAAATGGACAATTATAGATGCGTTGAGCCACTCGAGACATGATTGGCTCAATCGTTTGCAGATGGTTAAAGGAAATCTTTCCCTTGGAAAAGTGGAAGAGATTCATAGGCTCATCGATCGTTTTGTCCAAGAAGCGAGACAAGAATCCAATCTGATGGGGCTATCAATGCCTTTATTTTCAGAGTGGATTTTAACATATAATTGGAAACAGCAACCGTGCTTATTGGAGTACGAAGTATTAGGGGAATTACATAACTTATCTCATCTAGATGAGACTGTATGTACATGGACGAATCAGTTTTTCTTAATGCTTCAGCATAGTTTAGACGTATATGTTGAAAATTATGTTTGTATCACAATTGAAAGTGACGCGGAGAATGCTCGTTTCTTTTTTGATTTTCGTGGAAAGCTAACGAATGTAGAAGAACTACAAACGTGGCTTGCGAACGAAAACAATAAATGGTATTCCATTTCTTATACAGTACGAGACGAAGAAGTCTCAGTTATATTACAACTAATCGAAAAAAGTGTGGTGAAATAA
- the obgE gene encoding GTPase ObgE, whose translation MFVDQVKIYVKGGDGGNGMVAYRREKYVPKGGPAGGDGGKGADVVFVVEEGLRTLMDFRYQRHFKADRGQHGMSKGQHGRKSEDLIVKVPPGTIVKDEKTGEILADLVTHEQTAVIARGGRGGRGNSRFATATNPAPEIAENGEPGQERDVTLELKVLADVGLVGFPSVGKSTLLSVVSSARPKIAEYHFTTIVPNLGVVETGDNRSFVMADLPGLIEGAHSGVGLGHQFLRHIERTRVIVHVIDMSGLEGREPYEDYVTINNELKEYNMRLTERPQVVVANKMDMPDAEENLQAFKEKLGDEVKIFPISAVTKQGVRDLLFEVANLLETTPEFPMYDDVEESEASVMYKFESESNFEITRESDGTFVISGYDIEKTFKMTDFSRDESVRRFARQMRGMGIDEALRARGATDGDIVKILEYQFEFID comes from the coding sequence ATGTTTGTAGATCAGGTCAAGATATATGTAAAAGGCGGCGACGGTGGTAACGGAATGGTTGCGTATCGTCGTGAGAAGTATGTACCTAAAGGTGGCCCAGCAGGTGGCGACGGTGGTAAAGGTGCAGATGTTGTTTTTGTTGTTGAGGAAGGCTTACGTACATTAATGGACTTCCGCTACCAACGTCATTTCAAAGCTGATCGCGGTCAGCACGGAATGAGTAAAGGTCAGCACGGTCGTAAATCTGAAGATTTAATCGTAAAGGTTCCACCAGGAACAATAGTGAAAGATGAAAAAACAGGTGAAATTCTTGCCGATTTAGTAACGCATGAACAAACAGCTGTAATCGCAAGAGGTGGCCGTGGTGGCCGTGGTAATTCACGTTTCGCAACAGCGACGAACCCAGCGCCAGAAATCGCTGAGAACGGGGAACCAGGTCAAGAACGTGATGTCACGCTAGAACTTAAAGTGCTAGCAGATGTTGGACTTGTTGGATTCCCAAGTGTAGGTAAATCTACATTATTATCTGTTGTATCATCAGCACGTCCGAAAATTGCAGAATATCACTTTACAACAATCGTTCCGAATCTTGGTGTTGTTGAAACTGGTGATAACCGCAGCTTCGTTATGGCTGACCTTCCTGGACTAATTGAAGGCGCACACTCCGGCGTTGGACTTGGACACCAATTCTTACGTCATATCGAACGTACACGTGTAATTGTACACGTTATCGATATGTCTGGTTTAGAAGGACGTGAGCCATATGAAGATTATGTCACAATCAATAATGAACTAAAAGAATACAATATGCGTTTAACTGAGCGTCCACAAGTTGTTGTTGCAAACAAAATGGATATGCCAGATGCAGAAGAAAACTTACAAGCATTTAAAGAGAAATTGGGAGACGAAGTGAAAATTTTCCCAATCTCAGCTGTAACGAAACAAGGTGTTCGTGACTTACTATTTGAAGTAGCGAACTTATTAGAAACAACACCAGAATTCCCAATGTACGATGATGTAGAAGAATCTGAAGCAAGTGTAATGTACAAATTTGAATCTGAATCTAATTTTGAAATTACACGCGAGAGTGATGGCACATTTGTTATTTCTGGTTATGACATTGAGAAAACATTCAAGATGACAGACTTCTCACGTGATGAATCTGTACGCCGATTTGCTCGTCAAATGCGTGGAATGGGTATTGATGAAGCCCTTCGTGCACGTGGTGCAACAGACGGAGATATTGTGAAAATTCTTGAATATCAATTTGAATTTATCGATTAA
- a CDS encoding response regulator transcription factor, translated as MYKILIVEDDEKIAEILEEHLERYGYQSFRVSDLRHIKDEFVKVSPHLVLLDINLPYFDGFYWCRQIRTVSNAPIIFVSARTGEMDQVMAIENGGDDYITKPFHLDIVMAKVKSALRRGYGEYALAAESDCLGVNGLLLFPSQHTVEWKGQQTELTKNEFYLLECLMKQANQYVTREELLEALWDEVAFVDDNTLTVNVKRVRKKLEELGIKNAIVTKRGYGYALLTEWGEGHEG; from the coding sequence ATGTATAAAATATTAATTGTAGAAGATGATGAAAAAATTGCAGAGATATTAGAGGAGCATTTAGAAAGGTATGGATATCAATCTTTCAGAGTGAGCGATTTACGGCATATAAAAGATGAGTTTGTAAAAGTAAGTCCTCATCTTGTGTTACTTGATATTAATTTACCATACTTTGATGGCTTCTACTGGTGCCGCCAAATCCGCACTGTATCGAATGCGCCGATTATTTTTGTTTCTGCAAGAACAGGGGAAATGGATCAAGTAATGGCGATTGAAAATGGCGGAGATGATTACATTACAAAGCCATTCCATTTAGATATCGTAATGGCAAAGGTGAAAAGTGCACTCCGCCGCGGGTATGGTGAGTATGCTTTGGCCGCGGAAAGTGACTGCTTAGGTGTTAATGGATTGTTATTATTCCCATCACAGCACACAGTAGAGTGGAAAGGTCAACAAACGGAACTTACAAAAAATGAGTTTTATTTATTAGAATGTTTAATGAAACAAGCAAATCAATACGTGACACGTGAAGAGCTGTTAGAGGCTTTATGGGATGAAGTAGCTTTTGTTGATGATAATACATTAACCGTGAATGTAAAGCGTGTAAGGAAGAAACTTGAGGAGTTAGGCATTAAAAATGCAATTGTCACAAAGCGTGGGTACGGTTATGCTCTTCTTACTGAGTGGGGCGAAGGGCATGAAGGTTAA
- a CDS encoding HAMP domain-containing histidine kinase — translation MKVKNYLIERFSLILSYIISLCLFGLVLQLQSLLEKRALDWSTWLYGLLLGTVVFSVYLIYDYRKRSVFLKRIEQYIAGGHTLHDSLLIDTSYTSEQEMVVEAFTLLRQQYMNEVHKQHAKEQQQMIFMNQWIHQMKTPVSVIELLLQKYGKEHREARGTIESIREENNRILNGLDLALHMARLDQFSKDYKVEVVNVIEVIRDIINENRKSFIQSSVFPKMMFEEETCMIASDRKWLSIAMSQIVVNAIKYTKISEAEKKEIQFQIEEKDQKVLLHIKDNGIGIPEQDVKRIFDPFFTGINGRKTREATGMGLYITKEICGNLHHGVYVQSTEGEGTTVTFQFAKDEEYHTLMRKMTKL, via the coding sequence ATGAAGGTTAAAAATTACCTCATAGAACGTTTTTCCTTAATCCTTTCTTACATTATAAGCCTTTGTTTATTTGGACTCGTATTGCAGTTGCAAAGCCTTTTAGAAAAGCGTGCGCTGGACTGGAGTACATGGTTATACGGACTTTTATTAGGGACAGTTGTGTTTAGTGTATACCTTATTTACGATTACCGAAAACGAAGTGTGTTTTTAAAGAGGATAGAACAGTATATTGCCGGTGGACATACATTACATGACTCTTTACTTATCGATACTTCTTATACGTCAGAGCAAGAAATGGTTGTTGAAGCGTTTACGCTATTAAGGCAGCAATATATGAATGAAGTTCATAAGCAGCATGCAAAAGAGCAACAGCAAATGATTTTTATGAACCAGTGGATCCATCAAATGAAAACACCAGTATCCGTTATTGAATTATTGTTACAGAAATATGGTAAGGAGCACCGTGAAGCAAGGGGAACGATTGAAAGTATTCGTGAAGAAAATAACCGTATTTTAAATGGGTTAGATTTAGCGTTACATATGGCAAGGTTAGATCAATTTTCGAAAGACTATAAAGTAGAAGTAGTAAATGTTATAGAGGTCATTCGAGATATTATTAATGAAAATCGGAAGTCGTTCATTCAATCTTCTGTATTTCCGAAAATGATGTTTGAAGAAGAGACTTGTATGATTGCGTCTGATAGAAAGTGGCTTAGTATCGCGATGAGCCAAATTGTTGTGAATGCAATTAAGTATACAAAAATTTCAGAAGCAGAGAAAAAAGAAATTCAATTTCAAATTGAAGAGAAAGATCAAAAGGTGTTATTACATATTAAGGACAATGGAATTGGTATTCCTGAGCAAGATGTAAAGCGTATATTTGATCCGTTCTTTACGGGAATAAACGGCCGTAAAACAAGGGAAGCGACAGGTATGGGTTTATATATTACGAAGGAAATCTGCGGTAATTTACATCATGGAGTGTATGTACAATCAACTGAAGGGGAAGGAACAACAGTTACGTTCCAATTTGCAAAAGATGAAGAATATCATACATTAATGAGGAAAATGACAAAACTGTAA
- a CDS encoding ABC transporter ATP-binding protein — protein sequence MSVLEVKGLTKVYQSKGSVATTALNDINFKIEEGEFVGIMGPSGSGKTTLLNLLATIDKQTSGHVLVNGEEINQMRAAKLAEFRRTHLGFIFQDFNLLDTLSIKENIILPLVMAKKSVKEIDAKVLEIARFLNIEEILNKKVYEVSGGQQQRAAAARAIIHEPTLILADEPTGNLDSKSAKSLMGALQDLHEQKKVTIAMVTHDPVAASYCERILFIRDGEIFSEIHKGRTKQAFFQEILDVLAMLGGEYHELSPARA from the coding sequence ATGAGTGTTCTTGAAGTAAAAGGATTAACAAAGGTGTACCAATCAAAAGGTTCAGTAGCGACGACTGCTTTAAATGATATAAATTTTAAAATTGAAGAAGGCGAGTTTGTAGGGATTATGGGGCCTTCAGGAAGCGGAAAAACAACGCTTTTAAATTTATTAGCAACAATTGATAAGCAAACTTCAGGTCATGTGCTTGTAAATGGTGAAGAAATTAATCAAATGCGTGCTGCAAAATTGGCGGAATTTCGCCGTACACATCTAGGATTCATTTTCCAAGATTTCAACTTACTTGATACATTATCGATTAAAGAAAATATTATTTTGCCGCTTGTAATGGCGAAGAAATCTGTAAAAGAAATTGATGCGAAAGTACTTGAAATTGCGAGGTTTTTAAACATTGAAGAAATTTTAAATAAAAAAGTATACGAAGTATCAGGTGGACAACAACAACGTGCAGCAGCTGCAAGGGCGATTATTCATGAACCAACATTAATTTTAGCGGATGAGCCAACAGGAAACCTAGATTCTAAGTCAGCGAAATCATTAATGGGAGCACTTCAAGATTTGCATGAGCAAAAGAAAGTAACGATTGCAATGGTAACACATGATCCAGTAGCCGCTAGTTATTGCGAACGTATCCTTTTCATACGTGATGGAGAGATTTTTTCAGAAATACATAAAGGAAGAACGAAGCAAGCCTTTTTCCAAGAAATTTTAGACGTACTTGCGATGCTAGGAGGAGAATATCATGAACTTTCGCCAGCTCGCGCTTAA